In Thalassococcus sp. S3, the sequence CGCCAATCTCCAGCAGCTCTCCCAAAGCGGTGTCGGCCACGGCGATACCGGTCCAGTTGTAGTTCCCGATCTCAAAGCGTGTTGCATCCGGCGCATAGGCGAAATCGGCGCCCTCATATTCGCTTTCATGCCCTTCTGTCTGTACCGAATGCCGCGCGACAAAGGCCGGGTGCAGTCGGTCCAGCCACTCTGACCGGACATAAAGAAACCCAAGTCCCATCAGGCCAAGCAGCCCCTTCGAGGTCGAAGTGGCAACACCGTCGGCCATGACCGCGTCGACATCAAGGTCAAGCAGGCCGCAGCTTTGCACCGCGTCGATCAGAAAGAATGCCCCGTGCCGCCGCGCCGCCGCACCGATGGCGGCCAGGTCCGTGCGAAAGCCCGGCGTGAAACTGACCGAGGCGGCGGTGACCAGCCGGGTCCGGGCGTCCATCGCGGCTGCCATCGCGTCGGGGTCGATATGGCCGTTCACGGGCGCAATCTCGCGCACTTCGACACCGCGGGCGCGCAGGGCCATCCAGGCATAGATGTTGTTGCCATGCTCCAACTCGGTGGTCAGCACCACATTGTCGCCGGGCTGCCAGTCCAGCGATGTGGCGATGTGGTTGATCCCCTCGCTGACATTCTTGACGATGGCCACTTCATGCGGCCCCGCCGCGTGCAGCAGACGGGCGAACTTCTCGCGGCAGCCGTCCCGTAGGGGCAGCCGCTCCCCCTTCGACATGTCGGCGCGCCAATGCCCTTCGATCATCCGGTCAGCCGCAGCCTTGGCCGCGTTCGAGATCACGCCGCGCGAGCCGATGTTGAGATAAACCTG encodes:
- a CDS encoding aminotransferase class V-fold PLP-dependent enzyme, producing the protein MTLDQPTPPVDPEWRTRFPAATEQVYLNIGSRGVISNAAKAAADRMIEGHWRADMSKGERLPLRDGCREKFARLLHAAGPHEVAIVKNVSEGINHIATSLDWQPGDNVVLTTELEHGNNIYAWMALRARGVEVREIAPVNGHIDPDAMAAAMDARTRLVTAASVSFTPGFRTDLAAIGAAARRHGAFFLIDAVQSCGLLDLDVDAVMADGVATSTSKGLLGLMGLGFLYVRSEWLDRLHPAFVARHSVQTEGHESEYEGADFAYAPDATRFEIGNYNWTGIAVADTALGELLEIGVVNVERHALMLADMLRKGLAELDLVVSTAEVPQLRSHLVTVGEMGRGDTYVTGDARLNRIARALEAEDVRFSIRRGMLRFGFHLYNDATDVTRTLDIARDA